A portion of the Lolium rigidum isolate FL_2022 chromosome 1, APGP_CSIRO_Lrig_0.1, whole genome shotgun sequence genome contains these proteins:
- the LOC124681697 gene encoding tuliposide A-converting enzyme 2, chloroplastic-like, with product MSTLASPGVVKFDFTPFLIQYRSGRVQRLMGTSVVPPSLDARTGVASRDVVIDRATGLAVRVYRPSQSRTNKKLPVLLYFHGGAFVVESAFGPAYHGYLNALAARAGVIAVSVNYRLAPEHPLPAAYDDSWAALQWVLSSARNGSRSSWLARHGDVSRLFVGGDSAGGNIAHNLAMRAGGEEQSLLVLNSTNARTTVRIRGVALLDPYFLGARADPWAERTWGFICAGRYGTGHPYVDPAALPAGAWRRLGGARVLVTVSGRDRLGPWQRGYVGALRGSGWGGEARLYETPGEGHCFFLNYLASPKAAMHMATLADFVNQA from the exons ATGTCCACATTGGCTTCACCAGGCGTG GTGAAGTTCGACTTCACGCCGTTCCTGATCCAGTACCGGAGCGGCCGGGTGCAGCGGCTGATGGGCACGAGCGTGGTGCCGCCGTCGCTGGACGCGCGCACGGGGGTCGCCTCCAGGGACGTGGTGATCGACCGGGCCACGGGCCTCGCCGTCAGGGTCTACCGCCCGAGCCAGAGCCGCACCAACAAGAAGTTGCCCGTGCTCCTCTACTTCCACGGCGGCGCGTTCGTTGTCGAGTCGGCCTTCGGCCCGGCGTACCACGGCTACCTCAACGCGCTGGCGGCGAGGGCGGGCGTCATCGCGGTGTCGGTGAACTACCGCCTCGCGCCCGAGCACCCGCTCCCGGCCGCCTACGACGACTCCTGGGCGGCGCTCCAGTGGGTCCTCTCCAGCGCGCGGAACGGCTCGCGCTCCTCCTGGCTCGCTAGGCACGGGGACGTGTCCCGCCTGTTCGTCGGCGGCGACAGCGCCGGCGGCAACATCGCGCACAACCTGGCGATGCGCGCGGGCGGCGAGGAGCAGAGCCTTCTAGTTCTAAACAGCACGAACGCGCGGACCACCGTCAGGATCAGGGGCGTGGCGCTGCTGGACCCGTACTTCCTGGGCGCGCGCGCGGACCCGTGGGCGGAGCGGACGTGGGGGTTCATCTGCGCGGGGCGGTACGGGACGGGCCACCCGTACGTCgacccggcggcgctgccggcgggcGCGTGGCGGCGGCTGGGCGGCGCGCGCGTGCTGGTGACGGTGTCGGGGCGGGACCGGCTGGGCCCGTGGCAGCGCGGCTACGTCGGCGCGCTCCGGGGCAGCGGCTGGGGCGGGGAGGCGCGCCTGTACGAGACGCCCGGCGAGGGCCACTGCTTCTTCCTCAACTACCTCGCGTCGCCCAAGGCCGCCATGCATATGGCCACGCTCGCCGACTTCGTTAACCAAGCCTGA